The proteins below are encoded in one region of Alistipes communis:
- a CDS encoding C10 family peptidase produces the protein MKPNKTLFGAFVISVTLIIGACQQTELSDSAPTPSLPAPAAEFVADDSDLSAGDAAAVARIFRNGNRPTRAGSGAVVRNVVTIRDAAGRPAIYAVNLQEGYLLISATKRCYPILAQIDRGTFTLDREPSGLDVVLQEMTETIEAARDSAAVFDCRSAWLPYEERTRPERVQTRMTDDEFYDIQNEWYGKWFAEGADTYRLAIKPDDMPEDAYQRFCETAIGDDAWVDTPYNCMESGIITVKYHESGTKKGPFLTTKWRQYAPYNSQIGGEKPLGCVTIAVGQLMRYYQHPAYFNWSDMPDETSNSTLSSFLAQLHGELRVSDSGSSNIDHAKRVLESYGYSCSKRSHNASTVYTMLNSNLPVYTDGQDRARDKGHAWVIDGSNSITAYTEYKLYALNNGLPRPWYIELDSERVYHAQNVFFHMNWGQYANQDGWFLDSSIQFPNKNNEICNYSSDRQDLLITGF, from the coding sequence ATGAAACCAAACAAAACTCTTTTCGGAGCGTTTGTCATCTCCGTTACACTCATAATCGGCGCCTGTCAGCAAACCGAACTGTCCGACTCCGCCCCGACGCCCTCTCTCCCCGCACCGGCGGCGGAATTCGTCGCAGACGATTCCGATCTGTCGGCAGGCGACGCGGCGGCGGTCGCCCGCATTTTCCGCAACGGCAACCGTCCGACCCGTGCCGGCAGCGGTGCAGTCGTCCGCAACGTCGTGACGATCCGCGACGCAGCAGGGCGTCCGGCAATCTATGCGGTCAACCTGCAAGAGGGCTACCTGCTGATCTCCGCCACCAAACGCTGCTATCCTATCCTGGCGCAGATCGACCGCGGCACCTTCACACTCGACCGCGAACCGAGCGGGCTGGACGTCGTCTTGCAGGAGATGACCGAGACGATCGAGGCCGCACGCGACTCCGCCGCCGTCTTCGACTGCCGCTCCGCATGGCTTCCCTACGAAGAGCGCACCCGCCCCGAACGGGTACAAACGCGAATGACCGACGACGAGTTCTACGACATCCAGAACGAATGGTATGGAAAATGGTTCGCGGAAGGAGCCGACACGTATCGTTTGGCCATCAAACCCGACGACATGCCCGAAGATGCCTATCAGCGTTTCTGCGAAACCGCTATCGGCGACGACGCTTGGGTCGACACCCCCTACAACTGCATGGAGTCGGGAATTATTACGGTCAAATACCATGAATCGGGAACAAAGAAAGGCCCGTTCCTCACGACGAAATGGAGACAATATGCACCTTATAATTCACAGATAGGCGGGGAAAAGCCCTTGGGCTGCGTAACCATCGCCGTCGGCCAACTGATGCGCTACTACCAACACCCCGCCTATTTCAACTGGTCGGACATGCCTGACGAAACGAGCAACTCGACCTTATCCTCTTTTTTGGCGCAATTACACGGAGAACTGCGCGTATCCGACAGCGGATCGAGCAATATCGACCATGCGAAACGGGTTCTCGAAAGTTACGGATACAGTTGCTCGAAAAGGAGTCATAACGCCTCGACCGTCTATACGATGCTGAACAGCAATCTTCCAGTCTATACGGATGGACAGGATAGAGCCCGCGATAAAGGCCACGCTTGGGTAATTGATGGCAGCAACTCGATAACCGCCTATACGGAATACAAGTTATATGCGCTGAACAACGGACTTCCACGACCTTGGTACATCGAACTCGATTCCGAAAGGGTCTATCATGCACAGAATGTCTTCTTCCACATGAACTGGGGGCAATACGCAAACCAAGACGGTTGGTTTTTAGACAGCAGTATCCAATTCCCCAATAAAAACAATGAGATATGCAACTACTCTTCCGATCGACAAGATCTTCTCATTACGGGATTTTAA
- a CDS encoding HAD-IIA family hydrolase, producing MATIDSYRSPFPHEELLERARRIRHVALDMDGTIYMGMSLFPWTKRFLSDLTEMGIGYSFLTNNPSKSIADYLHKLETLGIEATREEMYTTALATIDYIRSHYPTAKRLFLLGTPSMISEFEAAGFESTADSADDVPDVVVAAFDMTLTYPRLCRAAWWASQGIPYIATNPDRVCPTDQPVVLVDCGSICKCLEHATGRTPDIVLGKPDPNMLTGIKERFGLRADEIAMVGDRIYTDVAMARNAGALGVLVLSGETTEEVASAADPQPDVTALSLKEFGELLKEAHGK from the coding sequence ATGGCTACAATCGACTCCTACCGCTCGCCCTTTCCGCACGAGGAGCTTCTCGAACGCGCCCGCCGCATCCGGCACGTGGCGCTCGATATGGACGGCACCATCTACATGGGCATGTCCCTCTTCCCCTGGACCAAGCGGTTCCTCTCCGACCTGACGGAGATGGGCATCGGCTACTCGTTCCTGACGAACAATCCTTCGAAGAGCATCGCCGACTACCTCCACAAGCTCGAAACGCTGGGCATCGAAGCCACGCGCGAGGAGATGTATACCACGGCGCTGGCCACGATCGACTACATCCGCTCGCACTACCCGACGGCCAAACGACTCTTCCTGCTGGGTACGCCGAGCATGATCTCGGAGTTCGAGGCCGCCGGCTTCGAATCGACGGCCGACAGCGCCGACGATGTCCCCGACGTGGTGGTCGCCGCCTTCGACATGACGCTCACCTACCCGCGCCTGTGCCGCGCCGCATGGTGGGCATCGCAGGGCATCCCCTACATCGCCACGAACCCCGACCGCGTATGTCCTACCGATCAGCCCGTCGTGCTGGTCGACTGCGGCTCGATCTGCAAGTGCCTCGAACACGCCACGGGACGCACGCCCGACATCGTGCTGGGCAAACCCGATCCCAACATGCTCACCGGCATCAAGGAGCGCTTCGGCCTGCGCGCCGATGAGATCGCCATGGTGGGCGACCGCATCTATACCGACGTAGCGATGGCCCGCAACGCCGGCGCACTGGGCGTACTGGTACTCTCGGGCGAGACGACCGAGGAGGTCGCCTCGGCAGCCGACCCGCAGCCCGACGTCACGGCGCTGTCGCTCAAAGAGTTCGGAGAACTTCTCAAAGAGGCGCACGGAAAATAG